From Desulfuromonas soudanensis, the proteins below share one genomic window:
- a CDS encoding DUF2304 family protein, translating to MMIPGSFFVDKIQIFSIIFSLFIFFFIFSLVKNKRIREEYSLLWFALSLFLLYLSFDRFAIDRLGQLFGVAYSPSVLTLLTTGFTFLLLIHLTVVVTRLSEQSKELIQEMGLSRCGPAEKSSELLVIVPSYNEEENIAQVIEDLTSIEIPLDIVVINDGSMDNTSHVARSGKRVLVIDLPKNLGIGGAVQTGFKYAERNNYNFAVQFDGDGQHIAGEIPKLLEALKGPQKAGMVIGSRFLESRQGYRSTFPRRIGIRLFQTVNSLLIGQRVTDNTSGFRAYDRRAIEFLARYYPHDYPEPEAVILLGRNGFRVAEVFTVMRCRQGGGSSIAGIIGVYYMIKVLLAILMTALRKPVPGGRNGRCRG from the coding sequence GTCTGTTTATCTTCTTTTTCATTTTCAGCCTGGTGAAGAACAAGCGCATCCGGGAGGAATATTCTCTCCTCTGGTTCGCCCTGAGCCTCTTCCTGCTCTACCTTTCCTTTGACCGTTTCGCCATTGACCGGCTCGGGCAGTTGTTCGGCGTCGCCTATTCTCCCAGTGTCCTGACGCTGCTGACGACCGGTTTTACCTTCCTCCTCCTCATCCACCTGACCGTCGTTGTGACCAGGCTCTCCGAGCAGAGCAAGGAACTGATCCAGGAAATGGGTTTGTCACGGTGCGGACCCGCGGAAAAAAGTTCCGAACTCCTGGTCATCGTCCCTTCCTACAACGAGGAAGAAAATATCGCACAGGTCATCGAAGATCTGACGAGTATTGAAATACCCCTTGATATCGTCGTTATAAACGACGGTTCGATGGACAATACTTCTCATGTGGCCCGGTCGGGGAAACGGGTGCTGGTCATTGACCTCCCTAAAAATCTCGGAATCGGCGGCGCCGTGCAGACCGGTTTCAAATATGCGGAGAGGAATAACTACAACTTCGCCGTCCAGTTCGACGGCGATGGCCAACACATTGCCGGCGAAATCCCCAAACTCCTTGAGGCCCTTAAAGGTCCGCAGAAGGCCGGCATGGTGATCGGTTCCCGGTTTCTGGAGTCCCGGCAGGGGTACCGCTCGACATTTCCGCGGCGTATCGGTATCCGTCTCTTTCAGACCGTCAATTCCCTGCTCATCGGCCAGCGGGTGACCGACAACACGTCGGGATTCAGGGCTTACGATCGTCGGGCCATCGAATTTCTGGCCAGATACTACCCTCATGACTACCCCGAACCGGAGGCGGTTATCCTCCTCGGTCGGAACGGTTTCAGGGTGGCCGAGGTGTTCACTGTCATGCGCTGCCGGCAGGGGGGCGGTTCCTCCATCGCCGGAATCATCGGCGTCTATTACATGATCAAGGTCCTTCTGGCTATTCTGATGACGGCCCTCAGAAAGCCGGTTCCTGGTGGAAGAAACGGACGGTGTAGAGGTTAG
- a CDS encoding cytochrome C, whose product MRTNFWIGMGLTLLLLVLGACAAMDSGLGLPARHMTAADLGESPTKCTACHEARGEKLAFGAFDHTATWGQTHRQQAYQQEAVCAMCHQTSFCNDCHATRVELKPSLKNQSETYRQMPHRGDYLSRHRIDGRVDPTSCFRCHGNPKSAQTCAPCHG is encoded by the coding sequence ATGCGTACTAATTTTTGGATAGGAATGGGATTGACTCTGCTGCTGCTGGTCCTCGGGGCCTGCGCGGCGATGGACAGCGGCTTGGGTTTGCCGGCACGTCACATGACGGCGGCGGATCTGGGGGAGTCTCCGACCAAGTGCACCGCCTGCCATGAAGCACGCGGCGAAAAACTGGCCTTCGGCGCTTTCGACCACACGGCCACCTGGGGGCAGACGCACCGCCAGCAGGCGTATCAGCAGGAGGCGGTCTGCGCCATGTGCCACCAGACCAGTTTCTGCAACGACTGTCACGCCACGCGCGTGGAGCTCAAGCCGTCGCTGAAGAACCAGTCGGAAACCTACCGGCAGATGCCCCATCGCGGCGATTACCTGAGTCGGCACCGGATCGATGGTCGGGTCGACCCGACCTCCTGCTTCCGCTGCCACGGCAATCCCAAGTCCGCTCAAACCTGCGCCCCCTGTCACGGGTAA